The Sulfurovum riftiae region CCACTATCGGCGGTGTAGCGGCAGATGTAGCAACCGACAAAGAGAAAGCCCTTGCCTATCTCAAAGCCCACGGTATCGAGGTCAATGCGAACCTGACCCTTGGATACCTTCAGGCGGAACTCTTTGACGAGTTCGTTGAAGGCAAACTGATTGACCCTACTTTCATTACCGACTATCCTATCGATATCTCCCCGCTTTCACGCAGAAGTGATGACAACCCTGACATTGCCGAACGTTTTGAGCTCTTTATAGCAGGCAAAGAGATCGCCAACGGCTTTAACGAGCTGAACGATCCGCTGGACCAATTCGAGCGTTTCAAAGCCCAGGCTGATGCAAAAGAGGCGACCGGTGATGAAGAAGCGATGCATATGGATATGGACTTCGTACGTGCACTGGGTCATGGTATGACACCGACAGCGGGAGAAGGGATCGGCATCGACCGTCTGGTAATGATGCTGACCAATAACCACTCCATCCGTGATGTCATCCTCTTCCCTGCGATGAAACCTGAAGCGGCACTCGAAGAAAAACCAAAAAATGCCTGTAAGAAATGCGGCAATACGAACGAAGAGGAACTCAAACCTGCCAAAAAAGGCAAAGGCTTCTTCTGTATCGATGCGGCTGCATGTAAAAAACGTGAGCAGGAGAACAAAGCCTGACCGCTACACCTTCATGGGTTTTAAAGGTGGGCAATTGCCCACCGCATACCCATCTTATCTCAGATAGTGACCATACTTCTTTTTATATTCTTTCTTGATCTTTTCTGCCAACTGGTAGACCGCCATCGCATAGTAGCTGCTGTGGTTGTAACGCGTGATGACATAGAAGTTGTGCGCCCCGTACCAGAGTTCATCGAAACCATAACGCTTCAGTTTGATAAGATGCACCTTTCCGTGGTAGTCGAAATGCCATTTGGGAGAGATATTTTTGAGTGAGGCACGGCTGTATTTGTACTTATAACCCGTTCTTCTTCCCGTAAAACGCTTGCCGGGGTAGGAGACACGTACAGCGACAGGCTGTCCTCTGCGCCAGCCATGGCGTTTGAAATAGTAGGCGATGCTTCCGATGGCATCTTCGGGACTATGCATTCTTTTCTTCCCGTCTTTGTTGAAATCGACGACAAAGGTCCTGTAGTTGCTCGGCATGAACTGCCCCAGGCCAATGGCACCGGCAAAGGAGCCTTTGACATTTCGCGGATTGACCTTCTCTCTGCGTGTCATCAGAAGGAACTCTTTGAGTTCGGAGCGGTAGAATCTTTGTCTTCTGTTCTTTTCGAATGCCAGGGTGGTCAAAGTATCGAGTACAGGGTATTTTCCGGTGTTGGCTCCATAGTGGCTTTCCACACCGATGATCGCTGCGATGTACTCGGGCTGCACACCGTATTTCTTATAGGCACGCCTGAACGTTTCGCGGTATTTGTGCATGTATTCCACACCTTTGTCCACTTTCACGTCCTTGAGAAAGATCTCTTCGTAGCGGTCCCACGACCCCTGTTTCTTATACTTTTTGGGCGGTTTCCATTTTGGCCGCAGCGAAGGTACATAGATGGCAAGTGCCCGCTTCTGGAACTTCACATGGGAAAAAAGGCTGTTCAGGTAGGAACGCTTGAAGTGGTAATGCTTCACCATCCGGTCAATGAAGACCCGAACTTCGCGTTTTTTGGTGTAGTCCTTGGCCCACACCAAAGTGGAGAGTATCATGGAAAGCAGTACTAAAGACAGCAGACGTTTCATGCATACTCCTATAGTATCTTTTGCAGCTATCATAACAGCAAAGTATCAATCAAATGTAAATGAAGAGCTGCTCTCTACTTCGAAGGGATCTTTGCATATGCCGTTTTAATGAGAAGCGGTGGCAGCATAGTGGTCAGAACGATCACGACGATCAATGCGGTATAAACCTCATTATCGAAAATATCGGCTGCACGTCCGATCTCCGCGAAGATAAGGCCTACCTCCCCCCGCGGTACCATGGAGAGGCCGACGATGATCTTTTTTTGCAGACTGAGCGTTTTGAGGAAAAAAGGGAACAGCATCTTCCCGACCACCGATACCAGCAGTATGGCACCACCGAAAAGCCAGACATGCGCTTCACCCCAGTTGATGTCCTGCATGTTTATGGAAAGCCCCACCGTCACAAAGAAGATCGGCGTGAACAACAGTACGATGGGGCGCATCTGATTTTCGATCTTCTCTGCAAAATTCTGATCCTCTCCAATGGCCACACCAAAAGGAAGAAAGAAACGTCTTGAGAGTGCCAGACCGGCAGCGAAACCGCCGATGATCTCAGGGGCACCCATCTGATGTGCCAGCCAGGCGAAAAAGAGTACCAGTGAAATGATCGATACAGGGATCAGACCGGGATAGTTCGTATGCGAATCGTATTTATGGATCAGCAATGCCATCAGTTTTGCTGCGACCGGGGCTATCACAAAAAAGGCCGTAATGAAAAGGAAGACCCTTCCTGTGTCCATCAGATTGACCTCTCCGCTTTGTGAAAAATCGTACAGAATGGCCAAAAGGACCACACCGAAGATGTCATCGAGCACGGCTGCTCCCAGGACGATCTCCCCTTCCCTGCTTTGGTGCTTTTTCAGGTCTTTGAGTACCCGTACCGTGATACCGATACTCGTTGCCGTGATCGTTCCCCCGATGAACAAAGAGGTGATCACGGAAAGATGGAAAACATAGTAGGAAACGGCCGTACCGAGAAGCAGTGGCAGAAAAAATCCGCCAATGGCCACCAGCGTGGCACTCCATCCGCTCTCTTTGAGACGTTTGAGGTCGGTCTCAAGCCCTACGTCGAAGAGCAGCAGGATGA contains the following coding sequences:
- the mltB gene encoding lytic murein transglycosylase B, producing the protein MKRLLSLVLLSMILSTLVWAKDYTKKREVRVFIDRMVKHYHFKRSYLNSLFSHVKFQKRALAIYVPSLRPKWKPPKKYKKQGSWDRYEEIFLKDVKVDKGVEYMHKYRETFRRAYKKYGVQPEYIAAIIGVESHYGANTGKYPVLDTLTTLAFEKNRRQRFYRSELKEFLLMTRREKVNPRNVKGSFAGAIGLGQFMPSNYRTFVVDFNKDGKKRMHSPEDAIGSIAYYFKRHGWRRGQPVAVRVSYPGKRFTGRRTGYKYKYSRASLKNISPKWHFDYHGKVHLIKLKRYGFDELWYGAHNFYVITRYNHSSYYAMAVYQLAEKIKKEYKKKYGHYLR
- a CDS encoding cation:proton antiporter, which translates into the protein MQAHDFFLILLLILVGARIFAELFQRIGLPPVLGELAAGLFLGPTLLGWVTLNDTIKLLAEIGIILLLFDVGLETDLKRLKESGWSATLVAIGGFFLPLLLGTAVSYYVFHLSVITSLFIGGTITATSIGITVRVLKDLKKHQSREGEIVLGAAVLDDIFGVVLLAILYDFSQSGEVNLMDTGRVFLFITAFFVIAPVAAKLMALLIHKYDSHTNYPGLIPVSIISLVLFFAWLAHQMGAPEIIGGFAAGLALSRRFFLPFGVAIGEDQNFAEKIENQMRPIVLLFTPIFFVTVGLSINMQDINWGEAHVWLFGGAILLVSVVGKMLFPFFLKTLSLQKKIIVGLSMVPRGEVGLIFAEIGRAADIFDNEVYTALIVVIVLTTMLPPLLIKTAYAKIPSK